The Streptomyces sp. B3I8 nucleotide sequence CAGATCGAGTCGCTGTACCGGGCCAACGCGAAGTACCGGCCCATCTGGGAGCCGCGCTTCGTCCTCTTCGAGAAGAGCGCGGACCTGCCGCGGATCGCGATCGCGGCGGCCCGCGCGGAGGGCTTCCTGGAGGCCCCGGGACTGCCGAAGTGGCTGCACCGGCGGCACCTGGCGTCCCGGCGCTGAGGCGGGCGCTGACGACGCGTACGTGCGCCCGGCCGGTGTCAGTGGCGGCCGGGGGCGGGGGGTGGCGGGTCCGGTGGGGTCGGGGCACCGGCGATCCAGTCCTGGAAGCGGCGGCGGGGTCCGCTCCAGCGCCGGTCGTGGCGGTAGGCGCGCAGCCGGGCGCGGGCCCGGGCGCGCGGGCGGCGGCGGTAGAAGCGGGTGGCCCAGAACGAGCCGGGGCGGGCCAGCCGGACCGCCCCGACGAGCGCGATCAGCGGCACGATCACCCCGAACAGCGCGAGCCGCGCCTTGCCCTTGCTCAGGGCGAGCAGCGAGAACGCGAAGTTGACGGCGACACTGACGACGACACCGCCGCGGTCCCGCATTTCCTGACCGGTCATGTCGTTGACGCCGAACGGCAGGAACCCGACGAGGACCAGCCCGACCAGGGCCGCCGTCACCACCACGACCTCCACGCTCCGGCGCCCGGCCTCGGTCCAGTAGACGTCGTCCAGGTGCAGGATCAGCGCGAACTCGTCGAGCATCAGGCCCGCGCCGACGCCGAACACCACGGCGAACGCGCCGGAGGCGAAGCCGTGCCTGCCGCTGGCGACGGCGCCGAAGCCGCCGAGGACGGTGAGGACGACGCCGGGCACCACGTGGTGGATGTGCGTGCCGCCCGCGCTGATGTTGCCGAAGGGGCCCTTTCCGGCCCGGATCATGCGGGTGACGACGCGGGTGAGCAGGAAGGTGAGGACGAACGCGCCGAGCGCGAGCAGCAGGGGCAGTTTGCCCGGCTCGACGACGTTACGGACCCACCAATGTCCCATAAGCGCACCTTATTCAGTTATCGGACTTCGTGGCGGCTGCCGGCCGGGCGGCCGTTCACGACCGCCCGGTAACCTGCGCCGGTGTCCACGACCCCGCGCTCGGCCGGCCTCCGCTTCGCCTTCGGCACCCTCACGGTGTTCCCCGTCCGGGTCACCCGGTGGGACAGGGAGGCCGCGCGCGCCGGGATGCTCTGCGCACCGGTCGCCGGGCTGGCCGTGGGGGTGGCGGCCGGGTTCCTCGGGGCGTTGCTGACGCGGCTCGGCGCCGGCGCCCTGCTCGCCGCGGTGGCCGCCGTCGCCGTACCGGCCGTCCTCACCCGGGGCCTGCACCTGGACGGGCTCGCCGACACCGCGGACGGCCTGGGCAGCGGCAGGCCCGCCGCCGAGGCCCTGGACATCATGAAGCGCTCCGACATCGGGCCGTTCGGGGTGATCACCCTGCTGCTGGTGCTGCTCGGGCAGGTCGCCGCGCTCGCCCAGGCGTACGGCGCCTCGTGGCAGCGGGGGCTGGTCGCGGCGGCGGTGTCGGGGGTGGCGGCCCGGCTCGCCCTCACCCTGGCCGCGCGGCGGGGCGTGCCGGCGGCCCGCCCGGAGGGGCTGGGCGCGGCGGTCGCGGGGACGGTGCCGAGGGGGGCGGCGCTGGCGGTGGGCGCCGCCGCGACCGTGCTGGCCGTCGCGGCCGGGGCCGCGCTGGGCGGCACGTACGACGCCGTCCGGGCGGGGCTGGCGGTGCCGCTCGCCGCCGGTGCGGCCGAGTTGTCGCTGGGGCACTGCGTACGGCGGTTCGGCGGGGTCACGGGGGATGTCTTCGGCGCACTCGCGGAAACGGCGGGGACGGCGGCGCTGCTCGTCCTGTCCCTGGGCTGACCCCCTCGAGGGGCTCCGCCCCTTGCCCCGGAGAGCTCGGACGGACGGGGTCCGTCGGCGAGTGCGGGCCCGTCGTGGTTGCTCGCGCAGTTCCCCGCGGCCCGGATGGCGGGGGCGCGGCCCCGTCTTCCAGGTGCGCGGGGAGCTGCGCGGGAAGTCCCCACCGGCCGTCGGCCGACCACACAGCCCCGGGGTGGAAGGGGCGGAGCCTCTTGCCGGCGTGGGAAGGGCAGGGGCGGCGGGGGCGAAACCCTCTCGGCGCGGGGCCTGCGCGTAGGCTCGGGGCGGCGGCACATGACCGGGCCGGTCGGAGCCAGTACGCACCGCGGATCCAGGGTCAGCACCGGGCGGTCGACCCGATCCGTTCGGCCACAGAACACTCAAGACGGAAGCGAGAATTCACCACCGTGACTGCTCTCACTCTCAGCACCGCCACCGCGTCCGGCCTCCGCGCCGACGCCCTGCGTGGTCGGTGTCGCGAAGGGCGCCGAAGGCCCGGTCGTCGCACCGGGCGCCGAGGCCGTCGACACGGCGTACGACGGCACACTCGCCACCGTGCTCGAAACCCTCGGTGCCTGTGGCGCCGAGGGCGAGGTGACGAAGCTGCCGGCACCCTCCGGCTTCAAGGCCCCCGTCGTCGTGGCCGTCGGCCTGGGCGCCGAGCCCGAGGAGGACGCCTCGTACTCCGCGGAGACCCTGCGCCGCGCCGCCGGCACCGCCGCCCGCGCACTCGCCGGCTCCCGCAAGGCCGCCTTCGCACTCCCCGTCGCCGACGCCGCCGACCTGGGCGCCGTCGCCGAGGGCGTACTGCTCGGCGCGTACGCCTTCGACGCGTACAAGGAGAACGGCCGCACCGGCAAGGACGCCAAGAACGGCAAGGCCCCCCTCGCCGAGGCCGCCCTGCTCGGCGGCAAGCCCCGCGACACCGCCCACAAGGCGGCGCTCGCCCGCGCCACCGCCGTCGCCGAGGAGCTCAACCGCGCCCGCGACCTCGTCAACACCCCGCCCAACGACCTCACCCCGCAGGGGTTCGCCGCGCTCGCGCAGGCCGCCGCCAAGGAGCACGGTCTCAAGATCCAGGTCCTCGACGAGAAAGCGCTCGCCAAGGGCGGCTACGGCGGCATCCTGGGTGTCGGCGTCGGCTCCGCCACCCCGCCGCGCCTGGTGAAACTGTCGTACACCCCGGCCAAGGGCGCCCGGTCGGCCAAGCACCTCGCCTTCGTCGGCAAGGGCATCACCTACGACTCGGGCGGCATCTCCCTGAAGCCGGCCGGCCACAACGAGACGATGAAGTGCGACATGGCCGGTGCCGCCGCCGTGTTCGCCGCGGTCGTCACCGCCGCGCGGCTCGGCCTGGAGGTCGGTGTCACCGGCTGGCTGGCGCTGGCCGAGAACATGCCCTCCGGTTCCGCCACCCGCCCGGGTGACGTGCTGCGCATGTTCAGCGGCAAGACGGTCGAAGTCCTCAACACCGACGCCGAGGGCCGGCTGGTCCTCGCCGACGCGCTGTGGGCCGCCTCGCAGGAGAAGCCGGACGCGATCGTCGACGTGGCCACGCTGACCGGCGCGATGATGCTGGCGCTCGGCAGCCGCACCTTCGGTGTCATGGGCAACGACGAGGCGTTCCGCACCACGGTGCACGAGGCGGCCGAGGAGGTCGGCGAGCCGGCCTGGCCGATGCCGCTGCCGGAGCACCTGCGCAAGGGGCTGGACTCCCCCACGGCCGACCTCGCCAACATGGGCGAGCGGATGGGCGGAGGTCTGGTGGCCGGCCTGTTCCTGCGCGAGTTCGTGGGCGAGGGGATCACCTGGGCCCACCTGGACATCGCGGGCCCGGCGTTCAACGAGGGCGCGCCCTTCGGCTACACGCCGAAGGGCGGCACGGGCACGGCCGTGCGCACCCTCGTCCGGCTCGCGGAGCTCACGGCGGCGGGCGACCTCGGCTGAGCCTCACCTGTGACGGGGCCCGCGGCCTGCGGGCCCCGTCACAGGTGAGCGTGGGACGTCTCACTCCCGGCCCCGCGTCTCACCCGGCGGCGACAAGTGCGAAGATGGGGCCTGGCAGGACAGGGCCCCACCCAGGGCCGAAGAACGAGCGGCCGGACACCAGCCGTCAGCCGGTCACCGACGACCGGTGGCGCACATGCATGGAGGACGTGACGTGGCGAACGACGCCAGCACCGTTTTCGACCTAGTGATCCTCGGCGGTGGTAGCGGTGGTTACGCCGCGGCCCTGCGCGGGGCGCAGCTGGGCCTGGACGTCGCCCTGATCGAGAAGGACAAGGTCGGCGGCACCTGCCTGCACCGGGGTTGCATCCCCACCAAGGCCCTGCTGCACGCGGGCGAGATCGCCGACCAGGCCCGCGAGAGCGAGTCCGTCGGCGTCAAGGCGACCTTCGAGGGCATCGACATCGCGGGCGTCCACAAGTACAAGGACGGGGTCGTCTCCGGTCTGTACAAGGGCCTTCAGGGCCTGGTCGCCTCCCGCAAGGTGACGTACATCGAGGGCGAGGGCCGCCTGTCCTCCCCCACCTCGGTGGACGTGGGCGGGCAGCGCATCCAGGGCCGGCACATCCTGCTGGCGACCGGCTCCGTGCCGAAGTCGCTGCCGGGCCTGAACATCGACGGCGACCGGATCATCTCCTCCGACCACGCCCTCGTCCTCGACCGTGTGCCGAAGTCCGCGGTCATCCTGGGCGGCGGCGTCATCGGCGTGGAGTTCGCCTCCGCGTGGAAGTCCTTCGGCGTCGACGTGACGATCGTCGAGGGCCTGAAGCACCTCGTCCCGGTCGAGGACGAGAACTCCTCCAAGCTCCTGGAGCGCGCGTTCCGCAAGCGCGGCATCAAGTTCAACCTGGGCACCTTCTTCCAGAAGGCGGAGTACACCCAGGACGGTGTCAAGGTCACCCTCGCCGACGGCAAGGAGTTCGAGGCCGAGGTCCTCCTCGTCGCCATCGGCCGCGGCCCGGTCTCGCAGGGACTGGGCTACGAGGAGGCCGGTGTCGCGACGGACCGCGGCTACGTCCTCGTCGACGAGTACATGCGCACCAACGTGCCCACCGTCTCCGCCGTCGGCGACCTGGTCCCGACCCTCCAGCTCGCGCACGTCGGCTTCGCCGAGGGCATCCTGGTGGCGGAGCGGCTGGCCGGTCTGAAGACCGTGCCGATCGACTACGACGGTGTCCCCCGGGTGACGTACTGCCACCCCGAGGTCGCCTCCGTGGGCATCACCGAGGCCAAGGCCAAGGAGATCTACGGTGCGGACAAGGTCGTCGCCCTGAAGTACAACCTGGCCGGCAACGGCCGGAGCAAGATCCTCCAGACCTCGGGCGAGATCAAGCTCGTCCAGGTCAAGGACGGTGCGGTGGTCGGCGTGCACATGGTGGGCGACCGCATGGGTGAGCAGGTCGGCGAGGCGCAGCTGATCTACAACTGGGAGGCGCTGCCGGCCGAGGTCGCGCAGCTCATCCACGCCCACCCGACGCAGAGCGAGGCGCTCGGCGAGGCCCACCTGGCCCTGGCCGGCAAGCCGCTGCACGCCCACGACTGACCCCCCTCGGTCGACGACAACAGACTTCCGCACTTCCGTTAAGGAGCAACCGAAACCATGGCGGTTTCCGTAACCCTTCCGGCGCTCGGTGAGAGCGTCACCGAGGGCACTGTCACCCGCTGGCTGAAGGCCGAGGGCGAGCGCGTCGAGGCCGACGAGCCGCTGCTGGAGGTGTCGACCGACAAGGTCGACACCGAGATCCCCTCGCCGGCCGCCGGTGTCCTGTCCTCCATCAAGGTCGCCGAGGACGAGACGGTCGAGGTCGGCGCCGAGCTCGCCGTCATCGACGACGGCTCCGGCGCCCCGGCTGCGGCCCCCGCGCCCGCCGCCGAGCCCGCGCCGCAGCCCGAGCCCGAGCCGGCGCCCCAGCCCGCCGCGGCCGCCCCCTCCACCGAGCAGGCCGCGCCCGCCCCGGCGCCGACCCCCGAGGCCGCCGCCGGCGGCGGTTCCGCCGAGGGCACCGACGTGGTGCTGCCGGCGCTCGGCGAGTCGGTCACCGAGGGCACGGTGACCCGCTGGCTGAAGGAGGTCGGCGAGTCCGTCGAGGCCGACGAGCCGCTGCTCGAGGTCTCCACGGACAAGGTCGACACCGAGATCCCGGCGCCCGCCTCCGGCGTGCTGCTCGAGATCGTGGTCGCCGAGGACGAGACGGCCGAGGTCGGCGCGAAACTCGCCGTCATCGGTCAGCCGGGTGCCACCCCGGCGGCGGCTCCGGCCGCCCCCGCCGCCCCGGCCCGGCCCGAGCCCGCTCCGGCGCCCACCCCGGCACCGGCCCCCGCTCCGGCTCCGCAGGCCGCCGCCCCGGCGCCCGCGCCCGCCCCGCAGGCGCCGACCGCCCCGGCCCCGCAGGTCCAGGAGACCCCGGCGCCCGCGCCGGCCCCGGCCGCCCCGGCGCCGGCTCCCGCCCCTGCTCCGGCTCCCGCCGCGACCGCCGGTGGCGACGGCGCCTACGTGACCCCGCTGGTGCGCAAGCTCGCCGCCGAGAACGGCGTCGACCTGGGCTCCGTCAAGGGCACCGGCGTCGGCGGCCGGATCCGCAAGCAGGACGTGATCGCCGCCGCCGAGGCCGCGAAGGCCGCCGCCCCGGCGCCGGCCGCCGCGGCGCCCGCCCCGTCGTCGGCGAAGAGGACCCCGAAGCTGGAGGTCTCCCCGCTGCGCGGCCAGACCGTGAAGATGCCGCGGATCCGCAAGGTCATCGGCGACAACATGGTCAAGGCCCTGCACGAGCAGGCCCAGCTGTCCTCGGTGGTCGAGGTCGACGTCACCCGGCTGATGCGGCTGCGCGCCCAGGCGAAGGACTCCTTCGTCGCGCGCGAGGGCGTCAAGCTCTCCCCGATGCCGTTCTTCGTCAAGGCGGCGGCCCAGGCGCTGAAGGCCCACCCGGTCATCAACGCCAAGATCAACGAGGCCGAGGGGACCATCACCTACTTCGACTCCGAGAGCATCGGGATCGCGGTGGACTCCGAGAAGGGCCTGATGACCCCGGTCATCAAGCACGCGGGCGACCTCAACATCGCCGGTATCGCCAAGGCCACCGCCGAGCTCGCGGGCAAGGTCCGGGCCAACAAGATCACCCCGGACGAGCTGTCCGGCGCGACCTTCACCATCTCCAACACCGGGTCGCGCGGCGCGCTGTTCGACACGATCATCGTGCCGCCGGGCCAGGTCGCCATCCTCGGCATCGGCGCCACGGTCAAGCGCCCGGCCGTCATCGAGACGGAGGAGGGTACGGTCATCGGCGTCCGCGACATGACCTACCTGACGCTGTCCTACGACCACCGTCTGGTGGACGGCGCCGACGCGGCCCGTTACCTGACCGCGGTCAAGGCGATCCTGGAGGCGGGCGAGTTCGAGGTCGAGCTGGGCCTCTGACCCCCACGCCAGACCGGTGCACACGGTGCCCCCGCCCGGATTCTTCCGGGCGGGGGCACCGTCGTCTTCTCCCGGCGCACCGCACCCGGGTGTACGTGGCAACGGCGTGTGCGTCTCGTCTCACCTGCGGGTGAGCGCGCCCGTGCGCCCTTCCGCGTGGCGTGTACGGCCTTATTGTCTAAACGTCAAACGCCCCGGGGGCCGGTGGGCCCGGCCGGGCCGTCCAGCAACCTACGGAGCCCTCATGACCGCGCCCGTCGTCCACTCGCTGCGCGAACAGATCCGCGAGCACATCGTGGAGGGGATCGTCAGCGGGCGCTGGCAGCCGGGCGAGCGGATCGTGGAGCGCCGTATCGCCACCGAGCTGGAGGTCAGCCAGACGCCCGTGCGGGAGGCGCTGCGGGAGCTGGAGTCGCTGCGGCTGATCGAGTCGGCGCCGAACAAGGGCGTCCGGGTGCGGAACCTGACGGCGGCGGACCTGGAGGAGAGCTACCCCGTACGGGCCGGCCTGGAGGCGATCGCGGCGGAGCTGGCGGCGGAGCGGCTGGCGGAGGACTGCTCGGCGCTGGAACCGCACGTGGCCGCGCTGTACGCGGCCGACCGGGTGGCGGACGGGACGGGACAGGTGCGGCACACGGTCGGGTTCCACCGGGAGCTGGTGCGGGCGGCCGGGAACTCGGTGCTGCTGCACACGTGGGAGGGGCTCGGGATCGAGGTCTTCACGGCGCTGTCGATACGGTGGCTGGGCACGGTGCAGCAGTCGTACGCGGAGGAGCACGAGGAGCTCGTCGCGGCCTTCCGCCGCCGGGATCCGCGGATCGCGGAGTTGGTCAAGTCCCACGTCCTGGGCTGCGCGCCGAGGGCTTGACCAGGGGTTCTTCGCCCCCGCCACCCCTGGCCTCCCCTCCCCCGGGGGCTCCGCCCCGGGGCACCCGAAAGGCGCGCGGTTCCCCGCGCCCCGGTCAGGGGCGCGCCCCACCCCCCGAGCTCTCCCGCGCACCCGAGGCCGGCAGGGCGCACCCCCCGGCACCTGCGCGAACCCCCGGAGGGAACCGTCACCCGGTGCCACCGCCGGAGACACCCCGTGCCGACTTTCTCGGAATCAAGATATTTTGCTCTCAACCCTTTGATCGATCATCGATCACGGGGTTACAGTCCTCGTTGGGCCGCGCGGCGAGACCGCATGGTGTCACAGCACCGAAGCCCACCGCCCTGTCCTGCCAAAGACCAAGGGCACCCTGAACCCTTACCGATGAGGGAACCCCCTTCGACTGAGGAAGGCGGTTGACATGACCGACCCCAACGCCATCCAGCCGAGCGCGCTCGACCAGCTCCCGGACCGGGACCCGGAGGAGACCGCCGAATGGCAGGCCTCCCTGGACGCCGTCGCGGAGGCCGCCGGCCCGCACCGCGCGGCCTATCTGATGCGTCGCACGCTGGAGCGCGCCGAGGGAGCCGGCGTATCGCTGCCGCAGCTCCTCGAGACGGATTACGTCAACACCATCCCCACCGCCGCCGAGCCCGCCGTCGCGGGTGACGAGGCGCTGGAGTCCCGTATCACCGCGTGGAACCGCTGGAACGCGGCCGCGATGGTGACCCGGGGCAGCAAATACGGCGTCGGCGGCCACATCGCCACCTTCGCCTCGGCCGCCTGGCTGTACGAGACCGGCTTCAACCACTTCTTCCACGGCAAGGAGGGCGACGGCTCGGGCGACCAGCTCTATGTCCAGGGCCACGCCTCCCCCGGCATCTACGCCCGCGCCTTCCTCGACGGCCGGCTCAGCGAGACGCAGCTCGACAACTTCCGCCGCGAGGCCGGCGGCAACGGTCTGCCCTCCTACCCGCACCCGCGCCGGCTGCCCTGGCTGTGGGAGTTCCCCACCGTCTCCATGGGCCTCGGCCCGATCTCCGCGATCTACCAGGCGCGGTTCAACCGCTACCTGACCAGCCGCGGCATCAAGGACCTGAGCAACTCCCACGTGTGGGCGTTCCTCGGCGACGGCGAGATGGACGAGCCGGAGTCCACCACCGCGCTCACCCTCGCCTCCCGCGAGGGCCTGGACAACCTGACCTTCGTCATCAACTGCAACCTGCAGCGGCTCGACGGTCCGGTACGCGCCAACTTCAAGATCGTGCAGGAGCTGGAGGCCCTCTTCCGGGGCGCCGGCTGGAACGTGATCAAGACGCTGTGGGGCACCGCCTGGGACGAGCTGTTCCGGCTGGACACCACGGGCGCGCTGGTCCGCCGGCTGCGCGAGGTGCCGGACGCACAGGTGCAGACGTACCAGACGCGCGACGCGGCCTACATCCGCGAGGACTTCTTCGGCAAGGACCCGGCGCTCGTCGAGATGGCGAAGCTGCTGAGCGACGACAAGATCCTCGAGTGCTTCCACTTCTCGCGCGGCGGCCACGAGGCCCGCAAGGTCTACGCCGCGTACAAGGCGGCCCTCGCGCACAAGGGCGCGCCGACCGTGATCCTCGCCCAGACCGTCAAGGGCCACACCCTCGGCGACGGCTTCGCGTCGAAGAACGCCAACCACCAGATGAAGAAGCTGACGGTGGAGCAGTTCAAGGACATGCGCGACCGGCTGGACCTGCCGATCTCCGACGCGCAGTTCGTCGACGGCGTGGTCCCCTACGGCCACCCCGGCGCCGACTCCCCCGAGGTCCGCTACCTCCAGGAGCGCCGCGCGGCCCTCGGCGGCCCGGCCCCGTCCCGCCGTGTGCACCCGGTGGCGCCGCTGCCGATGCCGGCGGACAAGGCGTTCACCGCGTTCGACAAGGGCTCCGGCACGCAGTCCGTCGCCACGACGATGGCCTTCGTCCGCCTGGTCAAGGACCTCGTCCGCGACAAGGAGACCGGGAAGCGCTGGGTGCCGATCGTCCCCGACGAGGCGCGCACCTTCGGCATGGAGAGCCTCTTCCCGTCCCTGGGCATCTACTCGCCCAAGGGGCAGACGTACGAGCCGGTCGACCGCGACCAGCTCATGTACTACAAGGAAGCGACGAACGGCCAGATCTTCAACGAGGGGATCACCGAGGCCGGCGCCATGGCCGAGTTCATCGCCGCCTCGACGTCGTACGCGACGCACGGCGAGACGATGATCCCGTTCTACATCTACTACTCGATGTTCGGCTGGCAGCGCACCGGCGACCAGATGTGGCAGGCCGGCGACCAGCTGGCCCGCGGCTTCCTGGTCGGCGCCACGGCCGGCCGTACGACGCTGACGGGCGAGGGCCTGCAGCACGCCGACGGTCACTCGCCGGCGATCGCCGCGACCAACCCGGCGGCGCTGTCGTACGACCCGGCGTTCGCGTACGAGCTCGGCGTCATCGTCAAGGACGGTCTGCGCCGGATGTTCGGCGAGGCCGCGCCCGGCGAGGACCCGAACGTCTTCTACTACCTGACCGTCTACAACGAGCCGCTGCCGCAGCCCGCGAAGCCGACGACGCCCGGTGTCGACGAGGGCATCGTCAAGGGCCTGTACCGCTACAACACGGCGGAGGAGGCGGGACTGGCCCCGGTGTCCCCCGAGCTCTCCGCTTCGCTCGAACAGGGCGGTGCCCCCGTCGCCCCGCGGATCCAGCTCCTCGGCTCGGGCACGGCGATCCACTGGGCGCTGAAGGCGCAGCGGCTGCTCGCCGAGGAGTGGGGCGTGGCGGCGGACGTCTGGTCCGCGACGTCCTGGACCGAGCTGCGGCGTGACGCGATGGACGCGGACGCGGCGATGCTGCGGGGCGAGGAGCGGGTGCCGTTCGTGCGGCGGGCGCTGCAGGGGGCGCAGGGTCCCGTGCTGGCCGTCTCCGACTACATGCGGCAGGTACCCGACCAGATCGCGCAGTGGGTCGAGCAGGACTGGGCGTCGCTGGGCGCGGACGGGTTCGGCCTGTCCGACACCCGTGAGGCCGCCCGTCGTCACTTCGGGATCGACGCGGAGTCGATCGTCGTCGCGGCCCTGGCGCAGCTCGCGCGGCGGGGCGAGGTCAAGGCCACAGCGGTCAAGGAAGCCCGCGAGCGCTACGGCCTGTAGAGAACAGACGCACGGCCCCGCGCCCCCGTCATGGGGACGCGGGGCCGTGCCCCCACAAGGGGCGCGGGGAACCGCGCCCGATGGGACGGTGGGGGTCCCCCTG carries:
- a CDS encoding adenosylcobinamide-GDP ribazoletransferase; this encodes MSTTPRSAGLRFAFGTLTVFPVRVTRWDREAARAGMLCAPVAGLAVGVAAGFLGALLTRLGAGALLAAVAAVAVPAVLTRGLHLDGLADTADGLGSGRPAAEALDIMKRSDIGPFGVITLLLVLLGQVAALAQAYGASWQRGLVAAAVSGVAARLALTLAARRGVPAARPEGLGAAVAGTVPRGAALAVGAAATVLAVAAGAALGGTYDAVRAGLAVPLAAGAAELSLGHCVRRFGGVTGDVFGALAETAGTAALLVLSLG
- the lpdA gene encoding dihydrolipoyl dehydrogenase, which translates into the protein MANDASTVFDLVILGGGSGGYAAALRGAQLGLDVALIEKDKVGGTCLHRGCIPTKALLHAGEIADQARESESVGVKATFEGIDIAGVHKYKDGVVSGLYKGLQGLVASRKVTYIEGEGRLSSPTSVDVGGQRIQGRHILLATGSVPKSLPGLNIDGDRIISSDHALVLDRVPKSAVILGGGVIGVEFASAWKSFGVDVTIVEGLKHLVPVEDENSSKLLERAFRKRGIKFNLGTFFQKAEYTQDGVKVTLADGKEFEAEVLLVAIGRGPVSQGLGYEEAGVATDRGYVLVDEYMRTNVPTVSAVGDLVPTLQLAHVGFAEGILVAERLAGLKTVPIDYDGVPRVTYCHPEVASVGITEAKAKEIYGADKVVALKYNLAGNGRSKILQTSGEIKLVQVKDGAVVGVHMVGDRMGEQVGEAQLIYNWEALPAEVAQLIHAHPTQSEALGEAHLALAGKPLHAHD
- the sucB gene encoding 2-oxoglutarate dehydrogenase, E2 component, dihydrolipoamide succinyltransferase; translated protein: MAVSVTLPALGESVTEGTVTRWLKAEGERVEADEPLLEVSTDKVDTEIPSPAAGVLSSIKVAEDETVEVGAELAVIDDGSGAPAAAPAPAAEPAPQPEPEPAPQPAAAAPSTEQAAPAPAPTPEAAAGGGSAEGTDVVLPALGESVTEGTVTRWLKEVGESVEADEPLLEVSTDKVDTEIPAPASGVLLEIVVAEDETAEVGAKLAVIGQPGATPAAAPAAPAAPARPEPAPAPTPAPAPAPAPQAAAPAPAPAPQAPTAPAPQVQETPAPAPAPAAPAPAPAPAPAPAATAGGDGAYVTPLVRKLAAENGVDLGSVKGTGVGGRIRKQDVIAAAEAAKAAAPAPAAAAPAPSSAKRTPKLEVSPLRGQTVKMPRIRKVIGDNMVKALHEQAQLSSVVEVDVTRLMRLRAQAKDSFVAREGVKLSPMPFFVKAAAQALKAHPVINAKINEAEGTITYFDSESIGIAVDSEKGLMTPVIKHAGDLNIAGIAKATAELAGKVRANKITPDELSGATFTISNTGSRGALFDTIIVPPGQVAILGIGATVKRPAVIETEEGTVIGVRDMTYLTLSYDHRLVDGADAARYLTAVKAILEAGEFEVELGL
- a CDS encoding GntR family transcriptional regulator; translation: MTAPVVHSLREQIREHIVEGIVSGRWQPGERIVERRIATELEVSQTPVREALRELESLRLIESAPNKGVRVRNLTAADLEESYPVRAGLEAIAAELAAERLAEDCSALEPHVAALYAADRVADGTGQVRHTVGFHRELVRAAGNSVLLHTWEGLGIEVFTALSIRWLGTVQQSYAEEHEELVAAFRRRDPRIAELVKSHVLGCAPRA
- the aceE gene encoding pyruvate dehydrogenase (acetyl-transferring), homodimeric type, with translation MTDPNAIQPSALDQLPDRDPEETAEWQASLDAVAEAAGPHRAAYLMRRTLERAEGAGVSLPQLLETDYVNTIPTAAEPAVAGDEALESRITAWNRWNAAAMVTRGSKYGVGGHIATFASAAWLYETGFNHFFHGKEGDGSGDQLYVQGHASPGIYARAFLDGRLSETQLDNFRREAGGNGLPSYPHPRRLPWLWEFPTVSMGLGPISAIYQARFNRYLTSRGIKDLSNSHVWAFLGDGEMDEPESTTALTLASREGLDNLTFVINCNLQRLDGPVRANFKIVQELEALFRGAGWNVIKTLWGTAWDELFRLDTTGALVRRLREVPDAQVQTYQTRDAAYIREDFFGKDPALVEMAKLLSDDKILECFHFSRGGHEARKVYAAYKAALAHKGAPTVILAQTVKGHTLGDGFASKNANHQMKKLTVEQFKDMRDRLDLPISDAQFVDGVVPYGHPGADSPEVRYLQERRAALGGPAPSRRVHPVAPLPMPADKAFTAFDKGSGTQSVATTMAFVRLVKDLVRDKETGKRWVPIVPDEARTFGMESLFPSLGIYSPKGQTYEPVDRDQLMYYKEATNGQIFNEGITEAGAMAEFIAASTSYATHGETMIPFYIYYSMFGWQRTGDQMWQAGDQLARGFLVGATAGRTTLTGEGLQHADGHSPAIAATNPAALSYDPAFAYELGVIVKDGLRRMFGEAAPGEDPNVFYYLTVYNEPLPQPAKPTTPGVDEGIVKGLYRYNTAEEAGLAPVSPELSASLEQGGAPVAPRIQLLGSGTAIHWALKAQRLLAEEWGVAADVWSATSWTELRRDAMDADAAMLRGEERVPFVRRALQGAQGPVLAVSDYMRQVPDQIAQWVEQDWASLGADGFGLSDTREAARRHFGIDAESIVVAALAQLARRGEVKATAVKEARERYGL